Below is a window of Malus domestica chromosome 13, GDT2T_hap1 DNA.
atccacTTGAATTCCCTGAGCTGATaccacatgtcccaaaaatgccacttgatccagccaaaattgacatttactAAATTTGGCATATAATcggtgttccctcaatttccttaacaccaagttaagatgtcgaatatggtCTGATTTCGACTTAGAATATACCAggatgtcatcaataaaaacaataacaaacttgtcaagatattcctggaatacttcattcatcaatctcatgaaagctgcaggagCGTTCgttaatccaaatggcatcaccaaaaactcataatgcccataacgagtcctgaaagctgttttatgaacatcctcatctttaatctttaatTGATAATACCCAGACCTCAAATCgatcttagaaaacacacaggcacctttgagctgatcaaacaaatcatctatacgaggcaagggataacggtttttaatcgtcacccgattcaattgcctgtaatcaatgcacaatctcaaagttccatctttctttcttacaaacaacactggagctccccaaggtgaagaactaggctgaatgaaacctttatcaattaactcttgcaattgaattttcaactctcttAATTCCGCTggtgccattctataaggagccAAAGAGATaggattcgtacctggaagcaattCAATCGAAAATTCCACATCTCTATCTGGAGGCAACCCAGGTAAATCATCTGGAAATACGTCAGGATAGTGTCTGACTACTCCGACTTCCTCCACACTACCGGAATCAACATCATTCAAAACCACATGTGCCAAgtatccctgacaacccttgGATAACAATTTCTTTGTCCTTATGGcggaaataacaccatgcctcaccccacttctttcacccacaaatgtaacctcgggtagtccaggacgaagaaaagtaactgatttcccgtaacaatctatatgggcgcgattataatgcaaccaatccgcccctaaaatcacatcaaaatccacgatGTCTAACAAGATAAGATTAGCAGGCATAATGACAttatctaccatcactggacacccagaGTAaaaactatcaacataacatttatcccctctaggcatagcaaactctaaatcaaaccctagaggtgaaggatgaggttgcgttatttgagcaaatgtatgagaaatcacagagtgtgtagcaccacaatcaatcaagactctagcaaaatgaccaagaacattcaacgtacccataatcaagtctggatggttctgagcatcttgcagcgAGATGTGGTTAACACGTCCCTGAGCTGGCTGTCGTCCTCCACGACCTCTGCCACTCTGGTTACCTCGTCCCTGATGAGTACGTCCTTGACCTGCCTGGGCAGGCGGCCTAAACGACCCTGTACTACTAGCAGCAACTCCGCTCTGTTGGGGCTGACCCCCctgataccactgagatccgCTAGCTGGCATAGACGGATATGAAGTATAACCTCCTTGATCCTGAGAATATCCACTCTGAAAATAAGGATCCTGGGAATAGTGATACTGTCCCGGAGCATAAGGAGcagcatcaccctgatagtgataagcaccaccacgaccacCCTGGCCATAACTGCCTGAATTAAAGTTCTGTTGAGTCGGTGCTGATGTTGGCATAACAGGCTGCtggggcctctgctgattctgGGGACAATACATAGCTCTATGTCCTGTCTGACCACATGTAAAGCATGCACCACTGCTTCTCCTACATTCCCCATAATGTCGGAAATTACAACGGCGACATAACGGAGGACCCGAACTACCAGTACCACTAAAGCCTCTCTGACCAGAAAATCTAGGTCCATTACCAAACCTACCACCTCCTCTCCTCGGACCTGTGGCACTAAATCCACCACTGGAAGAACTCGAACTCAttccacttttcttgaaattctgcATCTGACGAGGTCCTGGAATGGAAACACCTTTacctttctcatttttcttctgacCATTACCCTTATCCTCTTCATCCTCACTGTCCGGAAGATTATCAGAGTCTTCCATCCGGACCAGAATCTCAAAATACTCATGATAATCGGCACAGGGAAGTGCATTGGCAAACGTTCTGTACTTCTTCTTAGATCCTAGCTTGAAACGACGAAGCATTTCTGCTTGATTACCCGCTAAATCAGAATCATAACGGGATAAATCAGTAAACTTCCTGTAGTACTCATGTGCAGACATATTTCTCTGCTTCAGACTGGTGAATTCCTGTTTCTTGCGATCTATATATTCCGGAGGAacaaatctcttcataaaattttccttaaatACCTCCCATTCGGCTGCCCTTTCAGGTGCCATGTGCCTCGACTGATTTATCCACCACGCAGCTGGCTCACGGCCCAAAAACCAGGTGGTGGTCTCCACCCATCTATTAGCTGGCAGGTTTCCCTGACTTTGCATCACTTGAAAGGTCTGCTCAATTCGATCCAACCACTTTTCTGCCCCTTCATAACCTTCATTTCCCTCAAAGGTTTCCAGTTTCAGATTATACATCGTCTCTACGGGCGTTCTCTGAGGAGGACGGATATTAGCCTGAAAAGCTTGAGCCATTGCTGCCCCTAACTGAGTTATATCGGGGAAATTAGGCTCAGCAGCACGGCGAggatctctacgaggcggcataattctgacagaaaacatccaaaaatcaaataaagaacTCATTagttatacaggactgcaacctatgctctgataccaaactgacacaccctaacccgaagactaggacgtgctggccgtcacgtgagcgtgacgtaaccataacgcaagcggaaacaatttaataataaaatacgagttaacgaaaaccactaattgcagttatttacaacctagcattctatgtgcataagagtgtactaaacacacataaacagagcataagcatctaggtgcagtcaagtaggaacataactaatttacaacaccctcgggtgaatcctacatttatttagtctgtcagaacgccgaagcagtctcgtaggccaccaacgcctcaactatcaactagaacctggaggggcgaaaaacagaaaacgtgagtgggcgaaaataagcttttccaaatcatttcataaatccacaattataacccctttttggaaaacctgtatactttcccagaaaaatagtatatagcatatatatctcaactgtctcaatcatcaatcttataacagattcaataaagaatgtaccatgccaatctcaacagtttagtatgaatgcattaacataatataatcaggtaaaagaaataatcaatcggaggccctctaatagccctgaacgattgaacctagagctcaacatctatcaatctcactctctgccggagtcactccgcgtgacctgtccggccttctgcacataagtcggaaccacctaatgtagtctgaacgactcatggtaatattcgctctagtgcttctctcatcaatcatctgtatacaataacctaaggtcacccaccagtcataatctcactaacactctacgactggcccgtcgtacccactccgcgtggactgtacgaccagcatctacttggatccaaggcgagcgtgcgatgcggtgaatactataagcactaaaccatggtgcaggatatgagctcaatatatcatcatcaacataacagtaattaaatacttacctgtgcgtccacagcaccaccttacatatatgcatcatacgacagttcataatatccataatattctatgcatggcaatcacatcatatttcatttcaatatacttttcatttaaatttgatttctggggaaa
It encodes the following:
- the LOC139190972 gene encoding uncharacterized protein yields the protein MPPRRDPRRAAEPNFPDITQLGAAMAQAFQANIRPPQRTPVETMYNLKLETFEGNEGYEGAEKWLDRIEQTFQVMQSQGNLPANRWVETTTWFLGREPAAWWINQSRHMAPERAAEWEVFKENFMKRFVPPEYIDRKKQEFTSLKQRNMSAHEYYRKFTDLSRYDSDLAGNQAEMLRRFKLGSKKKYRTFANALPCADYHEYFEILVRMEDSDNLPDSEDEEDKGNGQKKNEKGKGVSIPGPRQMQNFKKSGMSSSSSSGGFSATGPRRGGGRFGNGPRFSGQRGFSGTGSSGPPLCRRCNFRHYGECRRSSGACFTCGQTGHRAMYCPQNQQRPQQPVMPTSAPTQQNFNSGSYGQGGRGGAYHYQGDAAPYAPGQYHYSQDPYFQSGYSQDQGGYTSYPSMPASGSQWYQGGQPQQSGVAASSTGSFRPPAQAGQGRTHQGRGNQSGRGRGGRQPAQGRVNHISLQDAQNHPDLIMGTLNVLGHFARVLIDCGATHSVISHTFAQITQPHPSPLGFDLEFAMPRGDKCYVDSFYSGCPVMVDNVIMPANLILLDIVDFDVTFVGERSGVRHGVISAIRTKKLLSKGCQGYLAHVVLNDVDSGSVEEVGVVRHYPDVFPDDLPGLPPDRDVEFSIELLPDDLFDQLKGACVFSKIDLRSGYYQLKIKDEDVHKTAFRTRYGHYEFLVMPFGLTNAPAAFMRLMNEVFQEYLDKFVIVFIDDILGIQVDPQKIAAVENWEQPRTVTELTRKDVKFEWDESCEQSFQQLKYCLTHAPVLVLPDDNGNFEIYSDASLNGLGCVLMQHSRVIAYASRQLKTHERNYPTHDLELAAIVFALKIWRHYLYGEKCKIFTDHKSLQYLFTQHDLNLRQRRWLELLSDYDCTIEYHPGRANVVADALSRKPQGRLNALYASRVPLLAELRSTGLNRGMKKFKN